A part of Saccharomonospora amisosensis genomic DNA contains:
- a CDS encoding DUF3817 domain-containing protein — protein MSNKAAVLFRVVAVAEAFSWAGLLIGMFFKYVVELGEGGVPVLGMVHGVLFMLYVTVTLAVARQLGWRPATLVAALLAAVPPLFTWLFERWALRRGKLDGPQRLRYGGTGLIVAKGNGREYANTVGA, from the coding sequence TTGTCGAACAAGGCTGCCGTCTTGTTCCGTGTTGTCGCGGTCGCCGAGGCGTTTTCCTGGGCAGGCCTGCTGATCGGCATGTTCTTCAAGTACGTCGTGGAACTCGGTGAGGGCGGCGTGCCGGTACTGGGCATGGTGCACGGCGTGCTGTTCATGCTCTACGTGACCGTCACCCTCGCGGTGGCCCGTCAGCTGGGCTGGCGGCCCGCGACGCTCGTCGCGGCGCTGCTCGCGGCCGTCCCCCCGCTGTTCACCTGGTTGTTCGAGCGGTGGGCGCTGCGCAGGGGCAAGCTAGACGGCCCGCAGCGGCTGCGCTACGGCGGTACCGGCCTCATCGTGGCCAAGGGCAACGGCAGGGAGTACGCCAACACCGTGGGCGCCTGA